From the Solibacillus sp. FSL R5-0449 genome, one window contains:
- a CDS encoding 16S rRNA (uracil(1498)-N(3))-methyltransferase — MQRYFVDTVDSDKDQFIISGENARHILKVMRMTVGEEIIVVHDNVAHVCEIIELDQDVCAKKTGTTIPSPEMPVKVDIACGLPKGDKLELIAQKATELGMHALIPFAAERSIVKWDDKKAKKNQERLQKIAQEAAEQSHRTYVPNVVQPISFKQLVQTFSNYDAVYIADEEDAKLATRTTFKQKLQSLNTEKTLRILCIFGPEGGISRNESAIMLEAGAQTMSLGPRILRAETAPFYALAAISYEFE; from the coding sequence ATGCAAAGATATTTTGTAGATACAGTGGATAGTGATAAGGACCAATTTATCATTTCCGGAGAAAACGCACGCCATATTTTAAAAGTGATGCGTATGACGGTCGGGGAAGAGATCATCGTTGTACACGATAATGTAGCACATGTTTGTGAAATTATCGAACTTGACCAGGATGTCTGTGCGAAAAAAACAGGTACGACAATACCTTCACCGGAAATGCCGGTTAAAGTCGATATCGCATGCGGTCTGCCAAAAGGCGATAAACTGGAACTGATTGCACAAAAAGCGACGGAGCTCGGGATGCACGCACTGATTCCGTTTGCGGCAGAACGTTCGATTGTTAAATGGGATGATAAAAAAGCGAAGAAAAACCAGGAACGCCTGCAAAAAATTGCTCAGGAAGCGGCCGAGCAATCGCATCGTACATATGTACCGAATGTTGTACAACCAATCAGTTTCAAACAGCTTGTACAAACATTCTCAAACTATGATGCCGTATATATTGCAGACGAAGAAGACGCGAAGTTGGCGACACGTACGACTTTTAAACAAAAGCTGCAGTCGTTAAATACGGAAAAAACACTGCGCATCTTATGCATTTTCGGTCCTGAAGGCGGCATTTCCCGCAATGAATCGGCAATAATGCTTGAAGCCGGTGCACAGACAATGTCACTTGGACCACGTATTTTACGGGCAGAGACCGCGCCATTTTATGCGCTTGCGGCGATTTCGTATGAATTTGAATAA
- the crtI gene encoding phytoene desaturase family protein: MKKIAVVGAGPGGLAVAMLLAHKGYEVTIYEKQAYVGGRTSEIKLGDYKFDMGPTFLNMLYIAEEIFELTGRNIHDYVDLIDLNPMYQLIYHNKKINMTRDADEMIRQINELFPGNEGSYERYMEQTQKKLEVLAPVLQAPMNKLTDLFNPKVMKAFKELEIGNSLVDTLSKFFNEEELQLAFTFQAKYLGMSPWESPGAFSILSYIEHAYGVYHIKGGINKLTQAMGRVVLESGGKILLNNGVKKLKTKGRKVTGLLLEDGQEIEADEVIINGDFAHAMTHLVEPGLLKKYTPEKLEKKQYSCSTFMLYLGVNKQFDLPHHTIWFAKDYRKNVEEITKTKLMSEDPSIYIQNAVVTDETVAPKGKSTLYILVPVPNNMSGIDWAEKAGPFRDMVLNMVADKLGVKDIWEYIEEERMITPADWERDIHVYKGATFNLGHQLSQMLVFRPRNKFEELDQCWLVGGGTHPGSGLPIILESARITANGILQQDKQTLLPVKPLPKVELYKKKEAQLHHQPAAIQTNA; encoded by the coding sequence ATGAAAAAAATTGCAGTGGTAGGGGCAGGACCCGGTGGATTAGCGGTTGCCATGTTATTGGCACATAAAGGGTATGAAGTAACGATTTATGAAAAGCAGGCATATGTAGGTGGGCGAACAAGCGAGATTAAGCTTGGTGATTATAAATTTGATATGGGCCCGACATTTTTAAATATGCTGTACATTGCCGAAGAAATTTTTGAGTTAACAGGCCGAAATATTCACGACTATGTGGATCTGATTGATTTGAATCCGATGTACCAACTGATTTACCATAATAAAAAAATTAATATGACGCGTGATGCCGATGAGATGATCCGTCAAATCAACGAGCTTTTCCCTGGGAATGAGGGTAGCTATGAGCGCTACATGGAGCAGACGCAAAAGAAACTTGAAGTGCTGGCACCAGTACTGCAGGCACCGATGAATAAGCTGACAGATCTGTTCAATCCGAAAGTGATGAAAGCGTTCAAAGAGTTGGAAATAGGAAATTCTCTAGTTGATACACTGTCGAAATTCTTTAACGAAGAAGAATTGCAGCTCGCTTTCACATTCCAGGCGAAATATTTAGGAATGTCACCTTGGGAAAGTCCTGGCGCATTTTCGATTCTTTCATATATTGAACATGCGTACGGCGTTTACCACATTAAAGGCGGCATCAATAAGCTGACACAAGCAATGGGCAGAGTTGTGCTAGAATCAGGCGGGAAAATCCTCCTCAATAACGGCGTGAAAAAATTAAAAACAAAAGGCAGAAAAGTGACGGGCTTACTGCTGGAAGATGGTCAGGAAATTGAAGCGGATGAGGTCATCATTAACGGAGATTTTGCCCATGCGATGACACATCTTGTGGAGCCGGGTCTACTGAAAAAATACACACCGGAAAAACTTGAGAAAAAACAATATTCTTGTTCAACATTCATGCTGTATTTAGGTGTCAATAAACAATTTGATTTACCGCACCATACAATTTGGTTTGCAAAAGACTACCGTAAAAATGTAGAGGAAATTACTAAGACAAAACTGATGTCCGAAGATCCGTCAATTTATATTCAAAATGCAGTCGTAACGGATGAAACGGTTGCTCCAAAAGGGAAGTCGACATTATATATTTTAGTACCGGTACCGAATAATATGAGCGGAATTGACTGGGCGGAAAAGGCGGGTCCTTTCCGCGATATGGTTTTAAATATGGTGGCAGATAAACTTGGCGTTAAGGACATTTGGGAGTATATCGAAGAAGAGCGTATGATTACACCTGCTGACTGGGAACGCGATATTCATGTTTATAAAGGGGCGACGTTCAATTTAGGTCACCAATTGTCTCAAATGCTTGTATTCCGTCCGCGCAATAAATTTGAAGAGCTGGATCAGTGCTGGTTAGTCGGCGGTGGTACACACCCGGGCAGTGGCTTGCCGATTATTCTGGAATCAGCCCGAATTACAGCAAACGGCATTTTACAGCAGGATAAACAGACATTACTTCCTGTTAAACCATTGCCGAAAGTAGAGCTGTATAAAAAGAAAGAAGCACAATTACACCATCAGCCGGCAGCAATTCAAACAAATGCTTAA
- a CDS encoding sporulation protein YqfD gives MSKSYKKLITIKLKQSKEASTFIMLLKEHKIRVFNLTFKQSEITFQVAHSNLSLLRRLRKKAKVKITIRYSEPEKILQKDMVTAIGIIMLIILPIILSRFVWEVEVEATTIELEDEVAQYLHKEMGVKFPVPKKTFLSDNEIRQTMMKEFREFSWVHIMKNGSKITINPQLAPKIEPVPKVNKNQHLVANNSGVVTHFQIERGVRQVEQNMTVYKGDILVSGVLQHGEKEIVIGAEGEVFVDYWLETSFSVPKSIEIEVLDDHGWKYDVNWEKIGTAIEQMSIEPLKSVVTYKPYRMFHKKKEKISEKDVETIILPLLHEKMISSLPLETAIKAEKLLHVYSDDDTVKGKVLYLINENIAQPHPIHQGE, from the coding sequence ATGAGTAAATCCTATAAAAAGCTAATAACAATCAAACTAAAGCAATCAAAAGAAGCAAGTACTTTTATTATGCTGCTGAAAGAGCATAAAATCCGTGTTTTTAATTTGACTTTTAAACAGAGCGAAATAACTTTCCAAGTGGCGCATAGTAATTTGTCATTACTGCGCAGACTAAGAAAAAAAGCGAAAGTAAAAATTACAATCCGTTACAGCGAGCCGGAGAAAATTCTGCAAAAAGATATGGTTACGGCCATTGGTATCATCATGTTAATCATCCTGCCAATAATACTTTCACGCTTTGTATGGGAAGTCGAAGTTGAAGCCACCACGATTGAACTGGAAGATGAAGTGGCGCAGTATTTGCATAAGGAGATGGGCGTAAAGTTTCCTGTACCGAAAAAAACATTTTTATCCGATAATGAAATCCGACAGACGATGATGAAGGAGTTTCGGGAGTTTTCATGGGTACATATTATGAAAAACGGAAGTAAAATTACGATTAATCCGCAATTGGCGCCAAAGATTGAGCCGGTTCCAAAAGTGAACAAAAACCAGCATCTCGTTGCGAACAACAGCGGTGTCGTCACTCATTTCCAAATTGAACGCGGTGTTCGTCAAGTTGAGCAAAATATGACGGTCTACAAAGGAGATATTCTCGTTTCAGGTGTGCTGCAGCATGGTGAAAAGGAAATTGTTATCGGTGCTGAAGGCGAAGTGTTTGTGGATTACTGGCTTGAAACATCATTTTCCGTTCCTAAATCAATTGAAATCGAAGTATTGGATGACCATGGCTGGAAGTATGACGTGAATTGGGAGAAAATCGGAACAGCGATAGAACAGATGTCTATTGAACCTTTGAAGTCCGTTGTGACGTATAAACCTTATCGAATGTTCCATAAAAAAAAGGAAAAGATAAGTGAAAAGGATGTAGAAACAATTATCTTGCCATTACTGCATGAAAAGATGATTTCTTCATTACCGCTTGAAACCGCCATTAAAGCAGAAAAACTTTTGCACGTCTACAGTGATGATGATACAGTTAAAGGGAAAGTCTTGTATTTAATAAATGAAAATATCGCACAACCACATCCAATTCACCAAGGAGAATGA
- the rpsU gene encoding 30S ribosomal protein S21, which produces MSKTVVRKNESLEDALRRFKRTVSKSGTIQEVRKREFYEKPSVKRKKKSEAARKRKW; this is translated from the coding sequence ATGTCAAAAACTGTCGTTCGCAAAAACGAATCGCTTGAAGATGCTCTTCGTCGCTTCAAACGTACTGTATCAAAATCAGGTACAATTCAGGAAGTTAGAAAGCGCGAGTTCTACGAAAAACCTAGCGTTAAACGTAAAAAGAAATCAGAAGCTGCACGTAAACGTAAGTGGTAA
- a CDS encoding HEAT repeat domain-containing protein yields MEIEEILTGILIICSVMLFILLCIYFLTIYRKNEKKRTFNKINNYIQQNERDWYNYLVLKKPLPKHLATKNELEAIDSIFVSYVTSMNKEEILERASTYAALNMKNYYTKQLTSRDQADRLHALQRTLILDLEFLVPLIERRLKDNRTGSMEEYLLMLKVAAKYNRNLFLAHMYKPRLTFNDNEYHVLLSNIEDSYCDYFKDHFEELPMQLKLAFLEYSCLNRNLGPSYLSLFEQLLTSECGGIRLRALRAISSYGEISHVKHYEEFIHSTHWEERLLLAEILRFVKEDDSYTYLKKLMLDPNSNVRKQAALSLMGLPDGQAILQQVSDNEEHIRSTQASVKESL; encoded by the coding sequence ATGGAAATTGAAGAAATTTTAACAGGGATCTTAATTATCTGTAGTGTAATGCTTTTTATTCTATTATGTATTTATTTTTTAACAATCTACCGGAAGAACGAGAAGAAGCGCACTTTCAATAAAATAAATAACTATATCCAACAAAATGAGAGGGACTGGTACAATTATTTAGTTTTAAAAAAACCACTTCCAAAACACTTGGCTACAAAAAATGAGCTTGAGGCAATTGACAGTATTTTCGTTTCGTATGTTACATCGATGAATAAAGAAGAGATTCTGGAGAGAGCTTCAACATATGCTGCGTTAAATATGAAAAACTATTATACAAAGCAATTGACGAGTCGTGATCAAGCTGACCGTCTTCATGCTTTGCAACGCACATTGATTCTGGATCTGGAATTTTTAGTGCCGCTAATCGAACGCCGACTAAAAGACAATCGTACAGGGTCTATGGAAGAGTATTTGTTAATGCTAAAGGTTGCAGCGAAATATAATAGAAATTTATTTTTGGCGCATATGTACAAGCCTAGATTGACTTTTAATGATAATGAATACCATGTGTTGCTATCGAATATAGAGGATAGTTATTGTGACTACTTTAAAGATCATTTTGAAGAATTGCCGATGCAGCTGAAATTAGCGTTCCTGGAGTATTCATGCTTGAATAGGAACTTGGGCCCTTCATACCTTTCATTATTTGAACAGTTACTGACTTCCGAATGTGGGGGAATTCGTCTTCGTGCATTAAGAGCAATTTCATCGTATGGCGAAATTTCGCATGTGAAGCATTATGAAGAATTTATCCATTCAACACATTGGGAAGAGCGTCTATTGCTCGCCGAAATTTTACGCTTTGTTAAAGAGGACGATTCGTACACTTATCTGAAAAAGTTGATGCTTGATCCAAACAGCAATGTTCGAAAACAGGCGGCTTTATCGCTGATGGGTTTACCGGATGGACAGGCGATACTGCAACAGGTATCCGACAATGAAGAACATATCCGTTCTACACAGGCTTCAGTGAAAGAAAGTCTGTAA
- the mtaB gene encoding tRNA (N(6)-L-threonylcarbamoyladenosine(37)-C(2))-methylthiotransferase MtaB, translating into MSYERTKTVSLHTLGCKVNHYETEAIWQLFKEQGYERTEFDHQADVYVINTCTVTNTGDKKSRQVIRRAIRQNPDAVICVTGCYAQTSPAEIMAIPGVDIVVGTQDREKMLGYIDQYRNERQPINAVRNIMKNRVYEELDVPAFTDRTRASLKIQEGCNNFCTFCIIPWARGLMRSRDPEEVIRQAQQLVDAGYLEIVLTGIHTGGYGQDFKDYNLAQLLRDLEAQVKGLKRLRISSIEASQLTDEVIEVLQNSEIVVNHLHIPIQSGSDTVLKRMRRKYTMEFFAERLEKLKIALPDLAVTSDVIVGFPGETEEEFMETYNFIRDHKFSELHVFPYSQRTGTPAARMEDQIDEEIKNERVHRLIALNDQLAKEYASRFEGEVLEVIPEERFKDGDNENLYVGYTTNYLKVIFEGTEEMVGELVKVKITKAGYPYNEGQFVRVLEGQAI; encoded by the coding sequence ATGAGTTACGAACGTACGAAAACCGTATCTCTACATACATTAGGGTGTAAAGTAAACCACTATGAAACAGAAGCAATTTGGCAGCTATTTAAAGAACAAGGCTATGAACGTACTGAGTTCGATCATCAAGCGGACGTTTATGTAATCAATACTTGTACTGTAACGAACACGGGTGATAAAAAATCTCGCCAGGTAATCCGTCGTGCAATCCGTCAAAATCCGGATGCGGTTATTTGTGTAACAGGCTGTTATGCACAAACATCACCTGCTGAAATTATGGCCATTCCAGGGGTCGATATTGTTGTTGGTACACAGGACCGCGAAAAAATGCTTGGATATATCGATCAATACCGTAACGAGCGTCAGCCGATCAATGCGGTACGTAATATTATGAAAAACCGTGTATATGAGGAATTGGATGTACCGGCATTTACAGACCGTACTCGTGCTTCACTGAAAATCCAGGAAGGCTGCAATAACTTCTGTACATTCTGTATCATTCCTTGGGCGCGCGGCTTAATGCGTTCACGTGATCCGGAAGAAGTTATTCGTCAGGCTCAGCAACTTGTTGATGCGGGTTATTTGGAAATCGTCCTAACAGGTATCCACACAGGCGGATACGGACAAGACTTCAAAGACTATAACTTAGCGCAGCTGTTACGTGACTTGGAAGCACAAGTTAAAGGCTTGAAACGTTTACGTATTTCTTCAATCGAAGCATCTCAATTAACAGATGAAGTGATTGAAGTACTTCAAAACTCTGAAATTGTCGTGAACCACTTACACATTCCAATCCAATCGGGTTCAGATACAGTATTAAAACGTATGCGTCGTAAATATACAATGGAGTTTTTCGCAGAGCGTCTTGAAAAGCTGAAAATCGCTTTACCTGACTTGGCGGTTACTTCTGACGTAATCGTAGGTTTCCCGGGTGAAACGGAAGAAGAGTTTATGGAAACATACAACTTTATCCGCGACCACAAATTCTCTGAGCTTCATGTATTCCCGTACTCTCAACGTACTGGTACACCTGCAGCGAGAATGGAAGATCAAATTGATGAAGAAATTAAAAATGAACGCGTTCACCGTCTGATTGCACTGAATGATCAGCTTGCAAAAGAATATGCTTCCCGTTTTGAAGGGGAAGTTCTGGAAGTTATACCGGAAGAACGCTTCAAAGATGGCGACAATGAAAACTTATATGTCGGCTATACAACGAACTACCTGAAAGTAATATTCGAAGGCACAGAAGAAATGGTCGGCGAACTTGTAAAAGTTAAAATTACAAAAGCAGGCTACCCATACAACGAAGGACAATTCGTCCGCGTATTGGAAGGCCAAGCGATTTAA
- a CDS encoding PH domain-containing protein, translated as MFKKLASDALGLSDIGVVISRQDFDKTDADDFIFNEADEKIYFLIKTKADEYCFTNYALIHVDGANAISKKRMLRRYDYEHFAIEEVLLETAGTIDLDVEIKFVIGNVPLSIDIHKKHLTEIKDLYKALHAISLEQKANAFSMDAAKQSLNLAASAIGRAGNEGVSPAEAFKEITTFSHSWLLEQKKAFVKKDFGDVFEKYINN; from the coding sequence ATGTTCAAAAAATTAGCATCAGACGCATTAGGTCTATCAGATATTGGGGTAGTTATTTCAAGACAGGACTTTGACAAAACAGATGCGGATGATTTCATTTTTAATGAAGCGGACGAAAAAATTTATTTCCTGATCAAAACAAAAGCGGATGAGTATTGCTTCACGAACTATGCATTAATACATGTTGACGGGGCTAATGCAATCAGTAAAAAACGTATGCTGCGTCGCTATGACTATGAGCATTTTGCGATTGAAGAAGTGCTGCTGGAAACAGCCGGAACAATTGATCTGGATGTAGAGATTAAATTTGTAATCGGAAATGTGCCATTAAGCATTGATATTCATAAAAAACACTTAACGGAAATTAAAGATTTATACAAAGCGCTTCATGCTATTTCACTTGAACAAAAAGCGAATGCATTCAGCATGGATGCTGCAAAACAAAGTCTGAATTTAGCGGCATCTGCAATCGGCCGCGCTGGCAATGAAGGGGTTTCACCAGCCGAAGCATTTAAGGAGATCACAACATTTTCACATAGCTGGCTTCTTGAACAAAAGAAAGCATTTGTGAAGAAAGATTTCGGCGATGTTTTTGAGAAATATATTAATAACTAA
- the floA gene encoding flotillin-like protein FloA (flotillin-like protein involved in membrane lipid rafts) codes for MNMLADAGTITLIVGLVIAFIILAVFFTFVPVALWISALAAGVRVSIFTLVGMRLRRVIPSRIVNPLIKAHKAGLEVTINQLESHYLAGGNVDRVVNALIAAHRANIELTFERAAAIDLAGRDVLEAVQMSVNPKVIETPFIAGVAMNGIEVKAKARITVRANLDRLVGGAGEETIVARVGEGIVSTLGSSESHSKVLENPDLISQTVLSKGLDSGTAFEILSIDIADVDIGKNIGAELQIEQAQADKNIAQAKAEERRAMAVASEQEMIAKVQEMKAKVVEAEAEVPMALAEALRSGNFGIMDYMNYKNIQADTSMRDSISKVSNDDSKDPKNK; via the coding sequence ATGAATATGTTAGCAGATGCAGGAACAATTACATTAATTGTCGGATTAGTCATTGCATTTATTATCCTGGCAGTATTTTTCACATTTGTTCCGGTTGCACTATGGATTAGTGCCCTAGCAGCAGGTGTAAGAGTAAGTATTTTCACATTAGTCGGAATGCGTTTACGTCGAGTTATTCCGTCACGTATCGTGAATCCGTTAATTAAGGCTCATAAGGCCGGTTTAGAAGTAACAATTAACCAATTGGAATCACACTATTTAGCAGGTGGTAACGTAGACCGTGTTGTCAATGCATTAATCGCGGCACACCGAGCAAATATCGAGTTAACATTTGAACGTGCTGCAGCAATCGACTTAGCTGGTCGTGACGTATTAGAAGCGGTACAAATGTCGGTTAACCCGAAAGTTATTGAAACACCATTTATCGCCGGTGTTGCGATGAACGGGATTGAAGTTAAAGCAAAAGCGCGTATTACAGTACGTGCAAACCTGGACCGCTTAGTCGGTGGTGCTGGTGAAGAAACAATCGTTGCCCGTGTTGGTGAAGGTATCGTATCGACATTAGGTTCTAGTGAATCACATTCAAAAGTACTGGAAAATCCGGATTTAATTTCTCAAACGGTTTTATCTAAAGGTTTAGACTCTGGTACAGCATTCGAAATTCTATCGATCGATATCGCGGACGTTGATATCGGTAAAAACATCGGTGCCGAGCTTCAAATCGAGCAAGCACAGGCAGATAAAAACATTGCTCAAGCAAAAGCCGAAGAGCGTCGTGCAATGGCCGTAGCAAGCGAGCAAGAGATGATTGCAAAAGTTCAGGAAATGAAAGCGAAAGTAGTAGAAGCAGAGGCAGAAGTTCCAATGGCTCTTGCAGAAGCGCTTCGTTCTGGCAACTTCGGTATTATGGATTACATGAACTACAAAAATATTCAGGCGGACACATCAATGCGTGATTCGATCTCAAAAGTTTCGAATGACGATAGCAAAGATCCGAAAAACAAATAA
- a CDS encoding nodulation protein NfeD, with amino-acid sequence MRRTKGISWIFLIVMSFVLMFPSLTAFADGKVYEISINNEIEKGLVEHLKRGFDEAKENNAEAIILNMHTPGGFVTAASEIGKLMDEMDIPIIAFINSDALSAGAFIALHADEIYMTPNATMGAAAVTDSTGNTAGEKAESDWLAKMSSAAENSGRDPKYAKAMVRNDEDLPELRAPKGKLLTLTAKDAEEVKYSEGTVASITELLEKTNLDGSDVVKIEQTFAEKLARFITNPVIVPILLSIASIGLVVELYSPGFGVAGSMGLASLGMFFFGHTIAGFAGYETVIIFVIGLILLIAELFVPGGIIGIIGGALMIGSLLFAGESFVHMAYSILIAMIIAGIGMVILMKFFGKKLHMFNRLVLRDATTTEEGYVSNKNRIELIGKTGQAITPLRPSGTVIVDQDRLDVVTQGGYIDAGKTVEVVKVEGSRIVVREFIGRGGE; translated from the coding sequence TTGAGACGAACGAAAGGGATTAGTTGGATTTTTCTGATAGTCATGTCATTCGTATTAATGTTTCCTTCTTTAACAGCATTTGCAGATGGTAAAGTGTATGAAATATCCATCAATAACGAAATTGAAAAAGGTTTGGTGGAGCATTTAAAGCGTGGATTCGATGAAGCGAAAGAAAATAATGCAGAAGCAATCATTTTAAATATGCATACACCGGGCGGGTTTGTAACTGCCGCTTCGGAAATCGGCAAACTGATGGATGAAATGGATATACCGATAATTGCCTTCATCAATTCGGATGCACTGTCTGCTGGAGCGTTCATTGCTTTACATGCCGATGAAATCTATATGACGCCTAATGCTACTATGGGTGCTGCAGCGGTCACCGATTCTACCGGTAACACAGCAGGAGAAAAGGCAGAAAGTGACTGGCTTGCTAAAATGTCATCGGCTGCCGAAAACTCTGGCAGGGATCCTAAATATGCGAAGGCAATGGTCAGAAACGATGAGGATCTGCCTGAACTTAGAGCCCCTAAAGGAAAACTCCTAACACTAACTGCGAAAGATGCGGAAGAAGTTAAGTACTCGGAAGGCACTGTTGCATCGATAACAGAACTGCTGGAAAAAACCAACCTTGATGGCAGCGACGTTGTAAAAATCGAGCAAACATTTGCCGAAAAGCTGGCACGCTTTATTACCAATCCGGTTATTGTTCCTATTTTATTGTCGATTGCAAGTATTGGATTGGTCGTGGAACTGTATTCACCAGGATTCGGTGTGGCAGGATCAATGGGGCTTGCTTCGTTAGGTATGTTCTTCTTTGGACATACGATTGCAGGTTTTGCCGGATATGAAACCGTCATCATTTTTGTAATCGGACTTATTTTACTCATTGCCGAGCTATTTGTACCAGGTGGTATTATTGGTATTATCGGTGGCGCATTAATGATAGGAAGTTTGCTTTTTGCAGGGGAAAGCTTTGTTCATATGGCTTATTCGATTTTAATTGCAATGATAATTGCAGGTATAGGAATGGTGATACTTATGAAATTCTTCGGGAAAAAGTTGCATATGTTCAACCGTCTCGTGCTGAGAGATGCAACGACGACGGAAGAAGGTTATGTTTCAAACAAAAACCGAATTGAATTAATAGGCAAGACAGGGCAGGCTATCACGCCGTTGCGACCATCAGGGACCGTCATTGTTGATCAGGACCGTCTGGATGTTGTAACACAGGGCGGCTATATTGATGCTGGTAAAACAGTAGAAGTAGTGAAGGTAGAAGGCTCTCGTATTGTCGTAAGAGAATTTATTGGAAGAGGTGGAGAATAA
- the deoC gene encoding deoxyribose-phosphate aldolase, with translation MTQNYAVMIDHTLLKADSTKGQVEKICAEAKQYGFASVCVNPTWVKYSAEQLAGTEVKVCTVIGFPLGATTSAVKAFETKDAIANGAGEIDMVINIGALKDGNYDLVRDDIKAVVDAANGTLVKVIIETCLLTDEEKVKACELSVEAGADFVKTSTGFSTGGATAEDIALMRKTVGPDLGVKASGGVRSLEDMQLMIENGATRIGASSGVAIMNGLKSDSNY, from the coding sequence ATGACTCAAAATTATGCAGTAATGATTGATCATACTTTATTAAAAGCTGATTCTACAAAAGGTCAAGTAGAAAAGATTTGTGCAGAAGCGAAACAATACGGATTTGCTTCAGTATGTGTAAATCCTACTTGGGTGAAGTACAGCGCAGAGCAATTAGCTGGTACAGAGGTTAAAGTATGTACAGTTATCGGTTTCCCATTAGGTGCTACAACATCTGCAGTAAAAGCATTCGAAACAAAAGATGCGATTGCAAACGGTGCCGGCGAAATTGATATGGTTATTAATATTGGTGCACTAAAAGACGGTAATTACGATTTAGTTCGTGATGACATCAAAGCAGTAGTAGATGCTGCAAATGGTACTTTAGTAAAAGTAATTATCGAAACTTGCCTATTAACAGATGAAGAAAAAGTAAAAGCTTGTGAACTTTCTGTTGAAGCAGGTGCAGATTTCGTGAAGACTTCTACTGGATTCTCAACAGGCGGAGCAACAGCTGAAGATATCGCATTAATGCGTAAAACAGTCGGTCCGGATCTTGGTGTGAAAGCTTCCGGCGGTGTTCGCAGCTTGGAAGATATGCAACTGATGATTGAAAATGGTGCTACTCGTATTGGTGCTTCATCTGGTGTTGCTATCATGAATGGTCTAAAATCAGATTCTAATTACTAA
- a CDS encoding adenylate cyclase yields the protein MKKIWMFAAILFILYGCTEKKEEPTVESESAMLEVSIPTEVARHYGSLNIEYKASDVYKSIEPNGVVSLAMNEQQLTEVTQQTEQFLKQYKKTSEQSTEDGITHIAANENYSNWEIVLSDDSLIEQEAFDLAQEHLIKNILTYQLVHRQNPELNIQYVTDDGEPLDRKIIRTKFAYSDE from the coding sequence ATGAAGAAAATATGGATGTTTGCTGCAATTCTATTTATTTTATATGGTTGCACGGAAAAAAAAGAAGAACCAACAGTAGAAAGTGAATCGGCTATGCTGGAAGTCAGTATTCCTACTGAAGTAGCAAGACATTACGGCTCGCTTAATATTGAGTACAAAGCATCGGATGTTTATAAAAGTATTGAGCCGAATGGTGTCGTTTCTTTGGCGATGAATGAGCAACAGCTAACTGAAGTCACGCAACAAACAGAACAATTTCTAAAGCAGTATAAGAAAACAAGTGAGCAAAGTACAGAAGATGGAATTACGCATATCGCTGCAAATGAAAACTATTCAAACTGGGAAATTGTATTATCTGATGACTCTCTTATAGAGCAAGAGGCATTTGATTTGGCACAGGAGCATTTAATAAAAAATATTTTAACGTACCAGTTAGTCCATCGTCAGAATCCCGAGTTGAATATTCAATATGTCACAGATGACGGTGAGCCTTTGGACAGAAAAATAATTCGTACAAAATTCGCCTATTCAGATGAATAA